A genomic stretch from Telopea speciosissima isolate NSW1024214 ecotype Mountain lineage chromosome 7, Tspe_v1, whole genome shotgun sequence includes:
- the LOC122669599 gene encoding synaptonemal complex protein 2-like isoform X2 has protein sequence MNKLGFPGMKSLDQFRSLSGSVSGTVKTFSPPSRSQSDSFSSSGFANLKFAAEKLAKEQASVKTSLEMANSKLKKSTEHIHLLEEKLQNAINENAKLSVKQNEDSKLWNGLESKFSSTKTLCDQLTETLQQLAGQVRDAELDKKLFEDKLSASSKAFDILHLQMNDLSVKLESDEKTIRSREQELMELRIEKEEMEKTYRDEHCRAASLIEDKDSVIKQLEETLAAEKLDVDSLNSQLKEMHLDLSLKEDICKVLRSVQESLETEKNALHSSNEESAKKLLISGQDIKRLEDLIHGFVAMLIELDKQSLTVSNKVVQLNSAFDACYKLSNQEKDLASKLSQRHFDQLHGQFLHVISEKDSLQSVNEGLNNKVLELQKVQEYMMVQHSEECHQSEEKIRKLESEAKTLVSKKTELETVVTELEENIKNLIHTSDQSENKMQDLLLKISTLESKNQDIQEKSQAKLLEKADKIETLEKEIGKHLELVDSLEKQVSQLHDSSKEKEQQLMQSRDREKQLEDKTEEIQSQLEVAESQLVEAKKQYDLMLESKQLELSKHLKEISQRNDQEINDIRRKYEVEKLEIVNREKEKADRLIEEMERKCDLKITESKEESRQYLMHVQEEHVALINRIQLEHDKKELCIRADHKEELKCIQLQDENELKEKTRLLSEEHEVQMEALRRQHENECAKLQEELDLQKSKEERQRALLQLQWKVMSANPQEDQEVNSKKYSISSIKMRDTDDVKRNQRSHRRPENMGKDSTILRSLHTFGLKLQESG, from the exons ATGAATAAGCTAGGGTTTCCAGGGATGAAGAGCTTAGATCAGTTCAGATCGTTATCAGGATCAGTTTCAGGAACCGTGAAGACCTTCTCTCCACCTTCACGGTCGCAATCTGATTCATTTTCATCGTCAGGCTTTGCAAATTTGAAGTTCGCTGCAG AGAAATTGGCTAAAGAACAAGCTTCCGTGAAAACTAGCCTTGAAATGGCG AATTCAAAGCTGAAGAAATCAACAGAGCACATTCATTTGCTAGAGGAGAAATTACAAAATGCGATCAATGAAAATGCAAAGCTTTCAGTGAAGCAGAATGAAGATTCCAAGCTCTGGAACGGACTTGAGTCGAAATTCTCTTCTACAAAGACCTTATGTGATCAGCTCACTGAAACTCTACAGCAGTTAGCTGGTCAGGTTCGAGATG CTGAGTTGGATAAGAAACTATTTGAAGACAAACTGTCTGCAAGTTCAAAAGCTTTTGACATTTTGCATCTTCAGATGAATGATCTGTCTGTGAAATTGGAGTCAGATGAGAAAACTATTAGAAGCA GGGAACAAGAGCTTATGGAACTCAGaattgagaaagaagaaatggagaaaactTATAGGGATGAACATTGCAGAGCTGCCAGCCTCATAGAGGACAAAG ATTCTGTGATCAAACAATTAGAAGAAACTCTTGCTGCTGAAAAGTTGGATGTTGATAGTCTTAATTCTCAGTTGAAAGAGATGCATCTTGACTTAAGTTTAAAAGAAGACATCTGCAAAGTCTTGAGATCCGTTCAGGAAAGCTTGGAGACAGAAAAGAATGCTCTTCATTCTAGCAATGAAGAATCTGCCAAAAAGCTGCTTATATCGGGTCAAGACATAAAACGTCTTGAAGACTTGATTCATGGATTTGTGGCAATGTTAATTGAATTGGATAAACAAAGTCTGACTGTTTCAAACAAAGTTGTTCAGCTAAACTCTGCATTTGATGCTTGCTACAAGTTGTCCAATCAAGAGAAAGACTTGGCCTCCAAGCTTTCTCAACGCCACTTTGATCAACTCCATGGTCAGTTTCTGCATGTTATCTCAGAAAAAGATTCCTTGCAATCAGTCAATGAAGGTCTAAATAATAAGGTCCTTGAGCTGCAAAAAGTTCAAGAATATATGATGGTGCAGCATTCTGAGGAATGCCATCAATCTGAGGAGAAAATTCGGAAGTTGGAGTCTGAGGCAAAAACTCTTGTTTCAAAGAAGACTGAGTTGGAGACAGTGGTTACCGAGCTAGAGGAGAACATCAAGAATCTTATACATACTTCAGATCAATCAGAAAATAAAATG CAAGATTTGTTGCTGAAAATTTCAACATTAGAATCTAAGAACCAAGATATTCAAGAGAAATCACAGGCAAAGCTACTAGAGAAAGcagacaaaatagaaactcttgAGAAAGAGATTGGCAAGCATTTGGAGCTTGTGGATTCCCTCGAGAAACAAGTCAGCCAGCTTCATGACAGTTCAAAAGAGAAGGAGCAGCAACTTATGCAAtcaagagacagagagaaacaGTTGGAAGATAAAACAGAAGAG ATTCAATCACAGCTAGAGGTAGCTGAAAGTCAACTTGTAGAAGCAAAAAAGCAATATGATCTGATGCTGGAAAGTAAACAATTAGAGCTGTCAAAGCATTTGAAGGAAATATCTCAGAGGAATGATCAG GAAATTAATGACATTCGGAGGAAATACGAGGTGGAAAAGCTGGAAATTGTTAATCGTGAAAAGGAAAAG GCAGACAGATTAAttgaagaaatggaaagaaaatgTGACCTGAAAATTACAGAGAGCAAAGAAGAATCGAGGCAGTATTTGATGCATGTTCAGGAGGAACATGTTGCTTTG ATTAACCGTATCCAGCTGGAGCATGATAAAAAAGAATTGTGTATTAGAGCGGACCACAAGGAAGAGCTGAAATGCATTCAGCTTCAAGATGAAAATGAATTGAAGGAG AAAACCAGGTTACTGAGTGAAGAACATGAGGTTCAGATGGAAGCTTTGAGGCGTCAACATGAAAATGAGTGTGCAAAACTGCAAGAAGAACTTGATCTTCAGAAGTCGAAG GAAGAAAGGCAAAGGGCATTGCTGCAATTGCAGTGGAAAGTAATGAGTGCCAATCCTCAAGAGGATCAGGAAGTGAACTCAAAAAAG